Genomic DNA from Streptacidiphilus rugosus AM-16:
CGGAATCCCTGCTCACCACGCTAGGGAGGGCACGGGCCCCGACCCCCGGCACGACGGGACCGTTCCGAAGGGGTGGGTGGTACCGCGGTACCACCCACCCCTCAGCCCCGAGACGTACCTCTGAGCTGTGAGCGCAGCTGCCGCAGGCGCCGCAGCAGATCGGCCCGCGAGGGGCCCTGCCCGGCGGGCGGCACGGGAGGAAAGACGGGCGGCGCGGGCCGCCGACGCGGCGGCTCCGACGCGGCTGGGGGAGGGGGAGCGGAGGGTTCTTCCTTGGATAACGCCGGGTGGCGCGAGACGGACATGCGCGGGAGGCTAGCAGTCCGGTCTGACACAACATCAAACGTGTTGCATCCAGAGCCGTGTTGCACTATCCGGGCGCGCGGGAAGCCACCCGCAGGCGGCTGGTCCTCACCGAACGGGGCCATCCGCATGGAGGTGGCTTCTCGCGCACGCGGTGAATCGAGCAGAGCCTCGCGGCCCTTTACCGGGCTACAGCAGCTCTTCGAGGTAGTTCGGCCGGTCCACCGGAAGCGCGCCCTCGGGGCGGTAGCGTTCGGTGCTCGCCTCCCAGGCGAAGTAGCCGCGCATCCAGTCGCCCATGGCGTCCGTGTAACGGGCCACCGCTGCGGTCTCGTTGACGCTCAGCCCCAGCGCGACGCAGATCTCCGGCAGCTCCTCGGCCAGCCGGAAGAACTCGTCCACCATCCACTGCGCCTCCGCGCGCACCAGCGCGAAGGCCTCCGCCAGCGAGCACTGCCGCTCGTGCTGCACGATCACCGACAGGTTGTAGACGTCGCCGCGCGGCACCTCCTTCGGGTAGGAGTACACGTCGTTGTTGACCGCGGGCGCGTCACCGGCGAGCCGGCGCATCAGGGTGAGCTGCGGGTTGTGGAAGGCCGACGCCGGCACCTCGCCGAGGCCGTGCCCGCTCAGGAAGCGTTCCGCCAGGTCCAGCACGGTGTCGACGCCCGACGCGCCGCGGCGCAGCACCAGATAGGCCGCCCTGCTGGGGTAGTCCTCGGCGTGATGGGTGGCCCGGCCCAGCGCCTCGCTCGGGTGGGCCGAGAAGTAGCCCTCCCAGTGGTAGGCGGCCCTTGCCCGCCAGCGGGCCGACATGCCCTGGCTGCCCCGCCGCCACAGGTCGGCGAAGGCCGACTCGACCGGGGAGGGGCGCTCCGGCGGCCGGCCGGTGTGCAGGATGGTGATCAGGGGCGCGCAGACCCGGGCCACCTCGGCGGGGTCCAGGCCGAGATCACCGTCGAACTGGTCGTCGAAGAGGAAGTAGAAGGAGCACTGGTCGACCGCGAGGTTGAGGTCGGCCAGGCCGGCCTCGGGGAAGCTCGTCGCGGCCAGCTGGGCGATCGCCCAGCGGTCGTAGTGGCGTTGCGCGCTCGCGTCGCGCAGCATGCCGTGCGCGCGCAGCCAGTCGAGGTTGTGGGCGGCGGCCGCGTCGCGCAGCGGGTTCACCCGCACGCGGCCGGGGACGACTATGGGGTCGCCTGTGTACCGTGCGTTCACGAGGCTCGTCCTCCTCTGCCTTGATGCGGCAGTGCCTTGATACGGCAGTGCCTTGATGCAGCAGTGCCCTGGCGCAGCTCCGCCCTGGTGCGGCGATGCCCAGGTGATGCGGGCTCGTGGTCCCCCCCAGCGAGCCGAACTCTGTGAACCGCGACCCTCGCGATCGAGGACCGACGCTACCTGAACCGATCATTCCTGATGAGAGATCAGTCGGCCATATGCTCAATTATCAACGAGAGTTGGCGAAAGTGGTCGGTCTCGCTCCCTGTGCGCCCCCGCAACGCTCCCACCTGCGCCCCCGCCCGCATCGGCCCCCGGCGCGGAACAGCGATCCCCGCCGCGGCCGATCCGCCCGGATCCGCCGATGGGCCCCCGCACCCCGTCTGCGCTGGCTAATCTCGAAACGGAGAAGCGAAGAACCGGCAGGAGCGGAGCGAGCCGTGGACGAGCGTCAGCTCTACGAGCGCGAGGAATCGATCGGGTTGGGCGAGCGCGCTCTGCGCCGGCTGCGCGCGGACGCGGCAGCGGGCGACACCAGCCCCGGCGGGCTGCTGCTCTACCGGGGGCGCGCGGGCATCGGCAAGACCAGCCTGATCAACCGGCTGCGCAACGCCGCCAACTCCGACCCCGACGGCCAACTGCTCCTCTACGCCCGCGCCGGTGAGCAGCAGTCGGGCGCGGCCTTCCACGTCGCGCGGCAGCTGCTGCAGCCGGCCTTGGCCAAGATGTCCGATACCGAGCGTCGTGAACTCTTCATCGGCTGGTACGACATAGCCGCGCCCGCCCTCGGACTGGTCCCGCCGGACCCGACCCGGCAGGCCGACCCGCTCGGTGTCCAGGAGGCGCTGAGCCTGGTCGTCACCCAGCTCTCCGTCAACCGTGGCCCGGTCGTGCTCGTCGTCGACGACCTGCACTGGGCCGACCAGGAGTCGCTGGCCTGGCTGACCGGCTACCTGGGTCAGATCTCCCCGCTCCCGCTGCTCGCCGCGCTCTCCTACCGCGCCGAGTCGCTGCCGGAGTCCGTCGAGGCGGGCCTGCGGCACGAGGTCCGCGAACTGGGTGGGCGCGGCCAGGTGATCGAACTGGCCAAGCTCAGCCCCGCCGCCGTCGACGCCATGGTCCGCTCGCGGCTCGGCGAGGACGCCGACGACATGTTCTGCCGCACCTGCTGGTCGATCACCGACGGGAACCCCCTCGCGGTCAGCAGCCTGATCGAGCGTCTGGTCGAGCAGAAGATCGAGGCGATCGACGAGAACAGCGAGCAACTGCGCAGTCTCGTCGCGCTCAGCAGCGGCCAGGAGATCGGCCGCCGCCTGGAGCGCTTCGGCACGGACGTGCAGCGGACGGCGTTCGCCGCCGCGGTCCTCGACACGCCCTTCGACCTGGAGCTGATCTCCCGGGTCGCCGGGCTGCCGCTGAACCAGGCCGAGACCGCCGTCGACAAGCTCATCGGCGACCAGATCTTCACCAGGAACGGCCGCGAGTTCACCTTCACCCACCCGACCATCGCCACCGCCGTGTACCAGTCGATCAAGTTCCCGGCGATGCGGACCAGCATCCACAGCAAGGCCGCCGACGAGGTGCTCGCCTCCGGCAAGGGCGGCATGGCCGCCGCCTCGCGCCACCTGATCCAGCTGCACCCCGAGGACAACCAGCTCGTCGTCGAGCAGCTGCGGCAGGCCGCCCACGAGCACCTGGCGATGGGCGCGCCCGAGGCCGCCAGGCGCTGCCTGGAGCGTGCGCTGCAGGAGCCGCCGGGCGAGGACGACATCGCCGACATCCGCTTCGAACTGGCCGGCGCCGCGCTGCTGATCGACCCGGACTGCACCGTCAACCAGCTCAGGCTGGCCCTCGCCGAGGTGCCGGGGCTCGACCCGGTGCGCAGGGAGACGGCCACGATGCGCCTGGGCCAGGCGCTCACCCACACCAACCGGGTGCAGGAAGCCGTCGAGGTGACCGGGGCCGAGATCGAGCGGATGGCAGAGGGGCCGGGGCGGACCAGGCTGCAGGCCGGCTCCTTCATGTGGCGGATGCTGCTGCGCAACGAGGTGGGCGGCAGGGAGACCTCCCGCCAGCTGGAGCTGCTGGCGGCGCAGCACCGTCTCGGCAGGGACCCCGAGTCCCGCGCGGTCCAGGTGCTGCGCGCCTGGGACCTGACCATGCGCGGAGAGAACTCCGTGGAGGCGCTCGCGCTGGCCGACCGCGGCCTGGAGGCGGGCCTCCCCGCGGAGGGCCTCGGCTGGACCAACAAGACCTGGGGCTTCGAGATCCCGGTCATGCTCGGCGTCACCTACATCTACAACGACCGCCTCGACCGCGCCCGCGACCTCTTCGCCGACGCGGCCCGCGAGTTCGAGCTGATGGGCTGGAGCGGCGGCCACCTGGGCTTCGCCGTCTACCTCCAGGCACTGGTGCTGTTCCGGATGGGCAAGCTGGTCGACGCCGAGAAGTACCTCAGGCCGACGCTGCGCAAGTCCGACCGGCTGGGCAAGGGCTCGCCGCTGCAGTGGGACCTGGTCGCGGTGCTGTGCGACACCCTGCTGGCCCAGGGCCGGACCAAGGATGCGGTCAGGCTCGCCGAGGACTACGACTTCCGCCCCGGCCTCTACCCGCCCGCCGCGGTGCTGCCCGACGCGCCCGCGCTCCACGGCCGGCTGCTGCTGGCCCAGGGCCGCAAGAAGGAGGCGGCGACCGCGCTGGAGCAGGCCGGCGAGGAGCTGGACGCGCGCGGCTGGCAGAACACGGTCTGGTCGCCCTGGCTCAGCCACCTCGCCCTCGCGGTGGCGGACACCGACCCGGGGCGGGCCCGTTCGCTGGCCGCCGAGGCCTACAAGCGCGCCACCCGGGCCGGCACGAACTCCGGGGAGGGCATGGCCCTGCGCTACTGCGCCCGCGTCGCGGAGCCCGGCAAGGAGCTCGGTCTGCTGCGCGACGCGGTCGACGCGCTGGGGCAGTCGCCCGCGGCGTACCAGTACGCGATGGCGCTGGTCGACTACGGCGCCGCGCTCCGCCGCGACGGTCGGCTCCGCGAGGCGGTGGGCGTGCTGGAGCAGGGCCTCGACATCGCCCGCGACTGCGGCGCGACCGGCCTGGCCGACCGCGCCCGCCGCGAGCTGCAGGCCGCCGGCGTCAACCCGCACCGCCTCCGTCCGCTGCCCTCCCGCGATCTCACCAACCACCAGCTGCTCGCCGCGCAGCTGACGGCCGAGGGCCGGGACCTCAACGCCGTGGCCGAGTCGCTCTCGGTCACCCCGCTGCGGGTCTCCGAGCTGCTGGCCGCGGTCTACCGCACGCTGGGCACCAACCCGCAGGGCCTCGCGGAGACCCTGCGGAACGACCCCGGTCTGCAGGGTGGCGAGCCGGCGGGTCCGGAATAGGGTGGTTGCGATCCCCGTTGTGGTGCACAGGCCGCGAACGACGCAGCCGGAAGGCAGGTAGCAGGTCATGGCCACCGTCGAGCTGACCAAGGACAACTTCAACGAGGTCGTGGAGAAGAACGACTTCGTACTGATCGACTTCTGGGCGTCCTGGTGCGGCCCGTGCCGGATGTTCGCGCCTGTCTACGACAAGGCCTCCGAGCAGCATGACGACCTGGTCTTCGCCAAGGTCGACACCGAGGCCCAGCAGGAGCTGGCCGCGGCCTTCGACATCCGCTCGATCCCGACCCTGATGGTCATCCGCGACCGCACGGTCATCTTCGCCCAGCCCGGCGCGCTGCCCGCGCCGGCACTGGAGGAAGTGATCAAGCAGTCCCGCGCGGTAGACATGGACGAGGTCCGCGCGAAGGTCGCCGAGCAGCAGGAGGGCTGACACAGGTCAGTCGCACTCGCCCAGCCGCACTCCCTCAGGGGCGCGAGGACTGCTTGATCAGGCAGTTCCTCGCGCCCCTGAGACGTTGCCGCTAACCCCGTGCCGACCAGTTCCGCTGCGGCCGGTACTCCACCAGCGTCAGGGCCAGTTCCACGTGCCGGTCTATCAGCGCGTCCAGGGAGAGCTGCCCGTCCGCGCGGTACCACTGGGAGACCGCGTTGCACATCGCGATGACCCCGCGACGGGCCTCGTCGGGGAACGGGGTGTGGAAGTCGCCGGAGGCGACGCCCGCGTCGATCGGGTCGCGGAAGTAGTTCGTCGCCTCCGCCTGCCGACGGCTGTAGCGCTCCAGCCGGTCGGGGTCCAGGCTCCGCTCCTCCAGCAGCAGGATGTTGCTGCGCATCGCGTGTTCGCCGCGGAAGCGCGTCGTCGCTGCGACCACCGCGCTGAGCCGGTCGGACGGCGAGTCGCCCACGCGTCCCAGCTCCTCCGCGACCGCGGCCGTGTACCGGTCCATGCCCTCGTCCAGCAGCGCGTGCAGCAGTTCCTGCTTGCCGGAGTAGTAGTGGTACATCGCCGAAAGGCTCATGCCCGCCCGCGCGGCGATGTTCCGGATCGAGGCGCTGCCGAACCCCCGCTCGGCGAACTCCTGCCGGGCGGCTTCGAGCAGCGCGGTCTGGCCGGCAGGGCGCATCAAGCCTGTCCTTCTCTGGTCGAGTCGCACGCGTCGAGTCGAACTGAGCGATCGTTCGGCGATTCTACGCAGAATTCCCGCCGCAGCCCTACTGGACAGCGTCGGGATTCGACTCTAACTTAACGATCGTTCGTGAAGGTTGGAGGAGGCAACTGATGACGATCGCCACGCCGCCCAGCGCCGATCCGGCCGAGATCTACCGGGAGGGCCTCGCCCACGGCGAGCTGCGCTACCAGCGCTGCCAGTGGTGCTCCACCCGCTTCGCGAGCGTCAGCCTGCTCTGCGCCACCTGCGGCGGCTCCGACTTCGTCTGGGAGCTCAGCAGCGGACAGGGGAAGATCCACGCCCTCCCTCGCGCCGCCCTCGCGCCGGACCGGCAGGAGTGCACCGCCGTCGTCGAGCTGGACGAGGGCTTCCGGATGCGCGCCCAGCTCGCGCCGACCCCCGCGCACCGGATCTGGCAGGGCGCCCCCGTGCGGCTCGAGGTCGCCGAGACCTGCGACGGTTCGCTGCGCCCCGTCTTCCGTCCGGTGGCCGCCTGACCCCCGCCGATCGGCTGGTTGAAGACCCGACCTGCGATCTGCAACCCTCTGCACGCTGACTACGTCCTTCGAGACGCGCCACAGCAGCACCGGGCCTGCACTCACCGCGCTCGGCCACACCGAGCCCGTGACGGATCGAGGGATCGTCATGTCCGCACGTCGTGCCACTTCGCTACTCGCCACCGCGCTCCTGGCCGCGTGCGTCGCGACCGGAGTCGCCACGCCGGCCTTCGCCAAGTCCTCGATCTCCCTGCGCGTCGCCGCGTCGCACGTCGCCCTCGGGCGCCAGATCCACCTCACCGCGACCGGCACGTCCGACGACCTCGGCGGGGTGCCGATGCGGCTCTGCGTGGAGGAGCGGGTGGGGCGCGGCGCCTGGTTCCTGGCGGGCTGCGGCCGTGAGGGCGCCCTGTCGCTGTCGGTCCGGGCGGGGCACGCCGGCGTCGTCACCTTCCGCGCCGAACTCCTCGGCGTGGGAAGCCACGGCCACGTCGTCGTGGACCGGGTGAGCGGGCCGGTCACCGTGCGCGTGCGCTGAGCCGTCCCGCCCGCATCGGGAGTTCCCCTTCCTGCAGCCGCACCCCCATTCCGGGGCGGTCTTGAACCGCTAGTAAGGTATGCCTAAGCTAACCGGCGAGCGCAGTGCTCGCTCGGTCGGCTGCTGCCGCCGTACTGGTCGAACCGGGTGTCCGGGGAGGGGTCCTTCTGATGTGGGACGACGCGTTTCCCAGCTTCTTGATCGGATTGCGTGAGGGGCTGGAGGCCGGACTGGTCGTCTCCATCCTCGTCGCGACCCTCGTGCGCGCAGGGGAGAAGGCCCGTCTGCCCCAGGTCTGGACGGGCGTCCTCGCCGCGCTGGGACTCTCCCTCAGCTTCGGCGCCGTGCTCACCTTCACCTCGGCCAACCTGTCGGCCAAGGCGCAGGAGGCCTTCGGCGGCTGCCTGAGCATCATCGCGGTGGCCTTCGTGACCGCGATGGTCTTCTGGATGCGCAGGAACGCCCGCACCCTCTCCGGCGAGATCAAGGAGAAGGTGACCGCGGCCCTGGCCATGGGCGCGGGCATGCTGGTGGTCACCAGCTTCCTCGCGGTCGGCCGCGAGGGTCTGGAGACGGCGCTCTTCATCTGGACCACCGCCCAGACGGCGGGCGAGAGCACCGGCCCGATGGTCGGTGCGGCGATCGGCCTGGTCCTGGCGACGGCGCTGTGCTGGGGCCTGTACCGCAGGGTCCTGAAGATCAACCTGACGAAGTTCTTCACCTACACCGGCGCCGGCCTGGTGATCATAGCGGCGGGCGTCCTCGCCTACGGCCTGCGCGACCTCCAGGAAGGCGGCGTCCTGCCCGGCGCGGGCAGCTTCGCCGTCGACCTCGGCGGCAGCGTCGACGCGAACTCCTGGTACGCGACCCTGGTCCAGGGCGTCCTCAACCTCACCACGCAGATGACCTGGCTCCAGGTCGTGGCCTACGTGGTCTACCTGGCCGTGGTGATGACGCTCTTCCTGCGCGGCACCCGCGTCGCCGCCCCGAAGCCCGCCGCCCCGAAGCCCGTCGCCGCGCCCGCGCCGGCGCAGTCCGCCGAGTCGGCCGACGCCGGGGCCGACGCCCTCGCTTCGGCCCCTGCTTCCGCTGCCGCCAGGCGCAGGTGGGTCGTTCCCGTCGCGGTCGTGGCCGTCCCCGCCGTCGTCGCCGGGGCCGTGATCGCCGGATCGAGCGGCAAGCAGGCCGCCGCCGCGACCGTCTCCGTCTCGCCGACCGAGTGCGGCAAGGGCTTCACCGCCCCCCGGCCCGGCCAGCAGACCTTCCAGATGCGCAACACCGGCGGGCAGACCTCCGAGGTCTACCTGATCAACCCGGCCACCAACGCCGTCTACGGCGAGATCGAGGGCCTGGCCCCGGGCACCACCCGGGCGCTGGTCGCGACCCTCGGCGCGGGCCAGTACGCCTGGCGCTGCGTGCCGACCGGCGGCAAGGCGGTCACCTCCGCCGCCGTCACCGTCTCCGGCGGAGCCGCCGTCCAGGCCGTGCTGCCGGTCTCCGAGGACGATCTGGCCGGTCCGCTCGGCCAGTACAAGGCGTACGTCGACGTCGGTCTGGCCACCCTGCAGACGGAGACCGCCAAGCTCGCCGCGGACCTGCACGCGGGCGACCTCGCCACGGCCAAGAAGGACTGGCTGACCGCCCACGTCCAGTACTCCTCGCTCGGCGCGGCCTACGGCACCTTCCAGGACTTCGACCAGGCCATCAACGGCCGCGCCGACGGCCTGCCCAAGGGCGTCGACGACCCCGACTTCCACGGCTTCCACCGCCTGGAGTACGGCCTCTGGCACGGCCAGACCCCCGAGGCCCTGGCCCCCGTCGCAGACAAGCTCGCCGCCGACGTCACCGGCCTGCGCAAGGCCTTCCCGACGCAGGACTTCGACCCGACGGACCTGCCGCTGCGCACCCACGAGATCCTGGAGAACACCCTCCAGTTCGAGCTCACCGGGGACACCGACGAGGGCAGCGGCACCAACCTCGCCACCGCCCAGGCGAACCTGGCCGGCACCCAGGAGCTGCTCGGCCTGCTCCGCCCGCTGATCTCCGCCCGCAGCCCGCAGCTGATCGCCACCGTCGACGCCGACATCGCCCGCTTCGGCGGCCTGCTCAAGCAGTCCCAGCCGAGCGGCGGCGCCTGGACGCCCGTCAGTCAGCTCGACCCGACCCTTCGGAGCGCCCTCAACGGCGCTCTCGGCCAGCTCCTCGAAGACCTCGCCCCCATTCCCGACCTGCTCGAGATCCGGAAGTCCGCCTGAGATGACCGACAACCAGACCCCTGCCGGCTCCTGCCCCTTCGGCTTCGGCTCCAGCAGCTCGACCCCGGGCGCCTCCCGTCGCTCCTTCGTCAAGACCGCGCTCGGCGCCGGCGCGGCCGGTGCCGCGCTCGCGGGCGGCGGGCTCGCGCTGACCGGTGCGACCGCGTCGCCCGCCGTCGCCGACAGCAAGAACGGCGCGACGGACATCAGCGCCGGCGCGGTCGACTTCCAGGGCGCGCACCAGGCCGGGATCACCACCCC
This window encodes:
- a CDS encoding terpene synthase family protein, coding for MNARYTGDPIVVPGRVRVNPLRDAAAAHNLDWLRAHGMLRDASAQRHYDRWAIAQLAATSFPEAGLADLNLAVDQCSFYFLFDDQFDGDLGLDPAEVARVCAPLITILHTGRPPERPSPVESAFADLWRRGSQGMSARWRARAAYHWEGYFSAHPSEALGRATHHAEDYPSRAAYLVLRRGASGVDTVLDLAERFLSGHGLGEVPASAFHNPQLTLMRRLAGDAPAVNNDVYSYPKEVPRGDVYNLSVIVQHERQCSLAEAFALVRAEAQWMVDEFFRLAEELPEICVALGLSVNETAAVARYTDAMGDWMRGYFAWEASTERYRPEGALPVDRPNYLEELL
- a CDS encoding ATP-binding protein, yielding MDERQLYEREESIGLGERALRRLRADAAAGDTSPGGLLLYRGRAGIGKTSLINRLRNAANSDPDGQLLLYARAGEQQSGAAFHVARQLLQPALAKMSDTERRELFIGWYDIAAPALGLVPPDPTRQADPLGVQEALSLVVTQLSVNRGPVVLVVDDLHWADQESLAWLTGYLGQISPLPLLAALSYRAESLPESVEAGLRHEVRELGGRGQVIELAKLSPAAVDAMVRSRLGEDADDMFCRTCWSITDGNPLAVSSLIERLVEQKIEAIDENSEQLRSLVALSSGQEIGRRLERFGTDVQRTAFAAAVLDTPFDLELISRVAGLPLNQAETAVDKLIGDQIFTRNGREFTFTHPTIATAVYQSIKFPAMRTSIHSKAADEVLASGKGGMAAASRHLIQLHPEDNQLVVEQLRQAAHEHLAMGAPEAARRCLERALQEPPGEDDIADIRFELAGAALLIDPDCTVNQLRLALAEVPGLDPVRRETATMRLGQALTHTNRVQEAVEVTGAEIERMAEGPGRTRLQAGSFMWRMLLRNEVGGRETSRQLELLAAQHRLGRDPESRAVQVLRAWDLTMRGENSVEALALADRGLEAGLPAEGLGWTNKTWGFEIPVMLGVTYIYNDRLDRARDLFADAAREFELMGWSGGHLGFAVYLQALVLFRMGKLVDAEKYLRPTLRKSDRLGKGSPLQWDLVAVLCDTLLAQGRTKDAVRLAEDYDFRPGLYPPAAVLPDAPALHGRLLLAQGRKKEAATALEQAGEELDARGWQNTVWSPWLSHLALAVADTDPGRARSLAAEAYKRATRAGTNSGEGMALRYCARVAEPGKELGLLRDAVDALGQSPAAYQYAMALVDYGAALRRDGRLREAVGVLEQGLDIARDCGATGLADRARRELQAAGVNPHRLRPLPSRDLTNHQLLAAQLTAEGRDLNAVAESLSVTPLRVSELLAAVYRTLGTNPQGLAETLRNDPGLQGGEPAGPE
- the trxA gene encoding thioredoxin translates to MATVELTKDNFNEVVEKNDFVLIDFWASWCGPCRMFAPVYDKASEQHDDLVFAKVDTEAQQELAAAFDIRSIPTLMVIRDRTVIFAQPGALPAPALEEVIKQSRAVDMDEVRAKVAEQQEG
- a CDS encoding TetR/AcrR family transcriptional regulator — protein: MRPAGQTALLEAARQEFAERGFGSASIRNIAARAGMSLSAMYHYYSGKQELLHALLDEGMDRYTAAVAEELGRVGDSPSDRLSAVVAATTRFRGEHAMRSNILLLEERSLDPDRLERYSRRQAEATNYFRDPIDAGVASGDFHTPFPDEARRGVIAMCNAVSQWYRADGQLSLDALIDRHVELALTLVEYRPQRNWSARG
- a CDS encoding Zn-ribbon domain-containing OB-fold protein, whose translation is MTIATPPSADPAEIYREGLAHGELRYQRCQWCSTRFASVSLLCATCGGSDFVWELSSGQGKIHALPRAALAPDRQECTAVVELDEGFRMRAQLAPTPAHRIWQGAPVRLEVAETCDGSLRPVFRPVAA
- the efeU gene encoding iron uptake transporter permease EfeU; protein product: MWDDAFPSFLIGLREGLEAGLVVSILVATLVRAGEKARLPQVWTGVLAALGLSLSFGAVLTFTSANLSAKAQEAFGGCLSIIAVAFVTAMVFWMRRNARTLSGEIKEKVTAALAMGAGMLVVTSFLAVGREGLETALFIWTTAQTAGESTGPMVGAAIGLVLATALCWGLYRRVLKINLTKFFTYTGAGLVIIAAGVLAYGLRDLQEGGVLPGAGSFAVDLGGSVDANSWYATLVQGVLNLTTQMTWLQVVAYVVYLAVVMTLFLRGTRVAAPKPAAPKPVAAPAPAQSAESADAGADALASAPASAAARRRWVVPVAVVAVPAVVAGAVIAGSSGKQAAAATVSVSPTECGKGFTAPRPGQQTFQMRNTGGQTSEVYLINPATNAVYGEIEGLAPGTTRALVATLGAGQYAWRCVPTGGKAVTSAAVTVSGGAAVQAVLPVSEDDLAGPLGQYKAYVDVGLATLQTETAKLAADLHAGDLATAKKDWLTAHVQYSSLGAAYGTFQDFDQAINGRADGLPKGVDDPDFHGFHRLEYGLWHGQTPEALAPVADKLAADVTGLRKAFPTQDFDPTDLPLRTHEILENTLQFELTGDTDEGSGTNLATAQANLAGTQELLGLLRPLISARSPQLIATVDADIARFGGLLKQSQPSGGAWTPVSQLDPTLRSALNGALGQLLEDLAPIPDLLEIRKSA